One part of the Nocardioides zeae genome encodes these proteins:
- a CDS encoding DUF58 domain-containing protein: protein MRAPRRTRRGLGGLTVRGRAFVAAGATAVVCAVVLGQATLASAGVLAVALPLVSLVATRASRFEVHLRRGLSPTHVEVGGTSTVHLGLAVTGRVPRGTLLLEDQLPYVLGARPRMVVRGVRGAWTGDVAYPVRAEVRGRYETGPLVVRVRDLFGTVELVREFHHTGALTVRPQTHALPRRTLGEGSGTSGDEQLRAAAVGSAEDASVRDYRIGDDLRRVHWRTTARTGELMVRREEERRETHAVVLLDNRTSSHEGVGHGSSFEAAVVLAASLCAHLARLGNVVHLHDAGGLLVSAPAGGAGATQALDALAVTALTDRTDLAPLGPRGGVGRRDIHLALLGRLAPADDAVLAAARARAVAAHAVVLDVARWHPDQLRAATVAAPLREVLHLAARGWHAVPVGPEDTVTGVWSALSAARRPAGVVR, encoded by the coding sequence GTGAGGGCCCCACGACGCACCCGACGCGGGCTCGGCGGCCTGACCGTGCGGGGGCGCGCCTTCGTCGCCGCCGGCGCGACGGCCGTCGTCTGCGCGGTCGTCCTCGGCCAGGCGACGCTCGCCAGTGCGGGCGTGCTCGCGGTCGCGCTCCCCCTGGTCAGCCTCGTCGCCACCCGTGCGAGCCGGTTCGAGGTGCACCTGCGCCGCGGCCTGTCCCCGACCCACGTGGAGGTCGGCGGGACGAGCACCGTCCACCTCGGGCTCGCGGTCACCGGGCGGGTCCCGCGCGGCACCCTCCTCCTGGAGGACCAGCTGCCCTACGTGCTGGGCGCCCGCCCCCGGATGGTGGTGCGAGGCGTGCGGGGGGCCTGGACGGGCGACGTCGCCTACCCGGTGCGCGCCGAGGTGCGGGGCCGCTACGAGACCGGGCCCCTCGTCGTACGCGTCCGCGACCTGTTCGGCACCGTCGAGCTCGTGCGCGAGTTCCACCACACCGGTGCGCTCACCGTCCGCCCCCAGACCCACGCGCTCCCCCGACGCACCCTCGGCGAGGGCTCGGGCACGAGCGGTGACGAGCAGCTGCGGGCCGCCGCTGTCGGCAGCGCGGAGGACGCATCGGTGCGCGACTACCGGATCGGCGACGACCTGCGCCGCGTCCACTGGCGCACGACGGCCCGCACGGGCGAGCTGATGGTGCGCCGTGAGGAGGAACGGCGCGAGACCCATGCCGTGGTGCTGCTCGACAACCGGACGTCCTCGCACGAGGGCGTCGGGCACGGCTCGTCGTTCGAGGCCGCGGTGGTGCTCGCCGCCTCCCTCTGCGCCCACCTCGCCCGACTGGGCAACGTCGTCCACCTCCACGACGCGGGCGGGCTGCTCGTCAGCGCACCGGCCGGTGGGGCCGGCGCCACGCAGGCGCTCGACGCGCTCGCCGTCACCGCGCTCACCGACCGCACCGACCTCGCGCCCCTCGGCCCCCGCGGCGGCGTGGGTCGGCGCGACATCCACCTCGCCCTGCTCGGTCGTCTGGCCCCGGCGGACGACGCGGTCCTCGCTGCGGCCCGCGCACGGGCCGTCGCCGCGCACGCCGTCGTCCTCGACGTCGCCCGGTGGCACCCCGACCAGCTGCGCGCGGCCACCGTCGCCGCGCCCCTGCGCGAGGTCCTCCACCTGGCCGCGCGCGGGTGGCACGCGGTCCCGGTCGGCCCCGAGGACACCGTGACCGGGGTCTGGTCGGCGCTGTCGGCCGCTCGCCGTCCCGCGGGGGTGGTCCGGTGA
- a CDS encoding AAA family ATPase: protein MTSSTEPTPHPAPPAPADLQTLTRTTTRLRRNIEKVIEGKSDVVRSAVVVMLAEGHLLLEDVPGVGKTMLSKALARSIDCTVRRIQFTPDLLPSDVTGVSVFNQQTREFEFRPGGVFANVVIGDEINRASPKTQSALLECMEERQVTVDGTSYELDSPFLVVATQNPVEMEGTYALPEAQRDRFMMRVSMGYPVETAEVQMLAHHAGRDPLGDLEPVTDASEIRKLVSIVAQTYVAEQVQRYAVAIVRATRTSPELVLGASPRATLHLVRAAKAVAAMSGREFVVPDDVLALAVPVLAHRVVLRTDTLGAPRSAADVVGRLAASVPSPGGPQPR, encoded by the coding sequence ATGACGAGCAGCACCGAGCCGACGCCCCACCCGGCGCCGCCCGCTCCCGCCGACCTGCAGACGCTCACCCGCACGACCACGCGCCTGCGCCGCAACATCGAGAAGGTGATCGAGGGCAAGAGCGACGTGGTGCGCTCGGCCGTCGTCGTGATGCTGGCCGAGGGACACCTGCTCCTCGAGGACGTGCCCGGCGTGGGCAAGACCATGCTGAGCAAGGCGCTGGCCCGCAGCATCGACTGCACCGTGCGCCGCATCCAGTTCACGCCGGACCTGCTGCCCTCCGACGTCACCGGCGTCTCGGTGTTCAACCAGCAGACGCGCGAGTTCGAGTTCCGCCCCGGCGGCGTGTTCGCCAACGTCGTCATCGGTGACGAGATCAACCGCGCCTCCCCCAAGACGCAGTCCGCCCTGCTCGAGTGCATGGAGGAGCGGCAGGTCACGGTCGACGGCACGTCCTACGAGCTCGACAGCCCGTTCCTCGTCGTCGCGACCCAGAACCCGGTGGAGATGGAGGGCACCTACGCGCTGCCCGAGGCCCAGCGCGACCGCTTCATGATGCGCGTCTCGATGGGCTACCCCGTCGAGACGGCCGAGGTGCAGATGCTCGCCCACCACGCGGGCCGCGACCCGCTCGGCGACCTCGAGCCGGTCACCGACGCCAGCGAGATCCGCAAGCTGGTCTCCATCGTGGCGCAGACGTACGTCGCGGAGCAGGTCCAGCGCTACGCCGTCGCCATCGTGCGGGCCACCCGCACCTCCCCCGAGCTGGTGCTCGGCGCCTCGCCGCGGGCCACGCTCCACCTCGTGCGGGCGGCGAAGGCGGTGGCGGCGATGAGCGGGCGGGAGTTCGTGGTGCCCGACGACGTCCTCGCGCTGGCCGTGCCCGTGCTCGCGCACCGCGTGGTGCTGCGGACCGACACCCTCGGCGCCCCGCGCTCGGCCGCCGACGTCGTCGGGCGCCTCGCCGCCTCCGTGCCCTCGCCGGGCGGGCCCCAGCCCCGGTGA
- the mraZ gene encoding division/cell wall cluster transcriptional repressor MraZ, with product MFFGTFTPKLDDKGRIFLPAKFREAMKDGLVVTRGQENALSIWSAAGFQRLTERIQDASLTDKGARDFVRMLFAAASDEVPDKQGRITIPPILRRYASLEREVVVVGAMNRLEVWNPERWAAYTEEQEPRYSALSDEVFPGV from the coding sequence ATGTTCTTCGGCACTTTCACGCCCAAGCTCGACGACAAGGGGCGGATCTTCCTGCCGGCGAAGTTCCGGGAGGCGATGAAGGACGGCCTCGTGGTGACCAGGGGGCAGGAGAACGCCCTGTCGATCTGGTCCGCCGCGGGTTTCCAACGGCTCACGGAGCGGATCCAGGACGCGTCGCTCACCGACAAGGGAGCGCGCGACTTCGTCCGCATGCTCTTCGCCGCCGCGTCCGACGAGGTCCCCGACAAGCAGGGCCGGATCACGATCCCGCCGATCCTGCGGCGTTACGCCTCGCTCGAGCGCGAGGTGGTGGTGGTGGGTGCGATGAACCGGCTGGAGGTCTGGAACCCCGAGCGGTGGGCGGCGTACACCGAGGAGCAGGAGCCTCGGTACTCGGCGCTCAGCGACGAGGTGTTCCCGGGCGTCTGA
- a CDS encoding transglutaminase family protein, which produces MQPPPVPLDGGGIRALLVVGAVLFLWIADTVAATFRTGPALGLPLLAAFSLPVTILRTGAPWWVFAVAALLYVAVLALHEADDLGRWGRRVVARRPGGPDGAADTLPGPPVAGTAVAVTAVGLALVAPLAVPVLDLGLLDRAGLRGGAGSAVVLRDPTADLQGDLTRGDDVELLAITTDDPGAAPPSYLRIGGLNEFDVDEQQWRPGGGDERALDEARLQLPEGARNGDPRVTWNIRATDAFSSSWLPTPTNLTDIYADSGWRYRPAGDDFTRDDGRTTAGQSWETTEVLPSFTRQDLDAAGQDYPARLAPFLEAPGVDPRIAELAASIVAGATTPADQAAELQAFFRDRDEFRYDLQVSSSSDDSLTEFLFDTRAGYCQHFASAMAVMARELGIPARVAVGFLTPELIAPGRWELSAHDLHAWPELYFPGIGWVRYEPTPGQRASATPGYSAPDPSGPGATSGTDRPTPTSRPTTNAPTSGPTSAPPSSAAPADGDQGADDGRGGADGFRPAVVLSVVGATVGVLGLLVLLLAPRRIRERQRRRRRALGVEGAWDELRATLIDHRVPWPPHRSPADTARTLVEDWETERAERAERAEAGTPAGIDGTALAPLERLVTRLELARYAPPAAGPGADADEAWSDAQAVADARTAGRGGTRRARWLPASVVVDSRERRRTGDAGLGPDGHATTAPAVDGGSDEEELARR; this is translated from the coding sequence GTGCAACCACCGCCCGTCCCCCTCGACGGGGGCGGCATCCGCGCACTGCTCGTCGTCGGCGCCGTGCTCTTCCTCTGGATCGCCGACACCGTGGCCGCGACCTTCCGCACCGGTCCGGCCCTCGGCCTGCCGTTGCTCGCCGCCTTCAGCCTGCCGGTCACCATCCTCCGCACCGGGGCGCCGTGGTGGGTCTTCGCCGTGGCGGCGCTCCTGTACGTCGCCGTACTCGCCCTCCACGAGGCCGACGACCTCGGGCGGTGGGGCCGCCGGGTCGTCGCCCGCCGTCCGGGAGGACCGGACGGGGCCGCCGACACCCTGCCCGGGCCGCCCGTGGCCGGGACGGCCGTCGCGGTGACCGCCGTCGGCCTGGCGCTCGTCGCCCCCCTCGCGGTCCCGGTGCTCGACCTGGGCCTCCTCGACCGCGCCGGCCTCCGCGGCGGGGCGGGCTCGGCCGTGGTCCTGCGGGACCCCACGGCCGACCTCCAGGGCGACCTCACCCGTGGCGACGACGTGGAGCTGCTCGCGATCACGACCGACGACCCCGGGGCCGCACCCCCGTCGTACCTCCGCATCGGCGGCCTCAACGAGTTCGACGTGGACGAGCAGCAGTGGCGCCCGGGAGGCGGCGACGAGCGCGCCCTCGACGAGGCCCGCCTGCAGCTCCCCGAGGGGGCCCGGAACGGCGACCCGCGGGTGACGTGGAACATCCGGGCGACCGACGCCTTCAGCTCGTCGTGGCTGCCCACGCCGACCAACCTGACCGACATCTACGCGGACTCCGGCTGGCGCTACCGCCCCGCCGGCGACGACTTCACGCGCGACGACGGCCGCACCACCGCGGGCCAGAGCTGGGAGACGACCGAGGTCCTGCCCTCGTTCACCCGCCAGGACCTCGATGCGGCGGGCCAGGACTACCCCGCGCGCCTCGCCCCCTTCCTCGAGGCGCCGGGCGTCGACCCGCGCATCGCCGAGCTGGCCGCGTCCATCGTCGCCGGCGCGACCACGCCCGCCGACCAGGCCGCCGAGCTGCAGGCCTTCTTCCGCGACCGCGACGAGTTCCGCTACGACCTCCAGGTCTCCTCGAGCTCCGACGACTCGCTCACGGAGTTCCTCTTCGACACCCGGGCCGGCTACTGCCAGCACTTCGCCTCGGCCATGGCCGTGATGGCCCGGGAGCTGGGGATCCCCGCCCGCGTCGCCGTCGGCTTCCTCACGCCCGAGCTCATCGCGCCCGGTCGCTGGGAGCTGAGCGCCCACGACCTGCACGCCTGGCCGGAGCTCTACTTCCCGGGCATCGGCTGGGTGCGCTACGAGCCGACGCCCGGCCAGCGGGCCAGCGCGACGCCCGGCTACTCGGCCCCCGACCCCAGCGGCCCCGGCGCCACCTCCGGGACGGACCGGCCGACCCCCACCTCCCGACCGACGACGAACGCGCCCACCAGCGGCCCGACCAGCGCGCCCCCGAGCAGCGCCGCGCCGGCCGACGGCGACCAGGGCGCCGACGACGGCCGAGGTGGCGCGGACGGGTTCCGGCCCGCGGTGGTCCTGTCGGTGGTCGGCGCGACCGTGGGCGTGCTGGGCCTGCTCGTCCTCCTCCTGGCCCCCCGCCGCATCCGGGAACGCCAACGCCGCCGTCGACGGGCGCTGGGGGTCGAGGGCGCGTGGGACGAGCTGCGAGCGACGCTCATCGACCACCGGGTCCCGTGGCCGCCGCACCGCTCCCCCGCCGACACCGCCCGGACCCTCGTGGAGGACTGGGAGACCGAGCGCGCGGAGCGGGCGGAGCGGGCGGAGGCAGGGACACCCGCCGGCATCGACGGCACGGCGCTCGCGCCCCTCGAGCGTCTCGTCACCCGCCTCGAGCTCGCACGCTACGCACCGCCCGCAGCCGGCCCCGGTGCGGACGCCGACGAGGCGTGGAGCGACGCGCAGGCGGTGGCGGACGCCCGCACCGCCGGACGGGGCGGCACGCGCCGCGCCCGCTGGCTGCCCGCGTCGGTCGTCGTCGACAGCCGGGAACGACGACGTACCGGCGACGCGGGGCTCGGCCCCGACGGACACGCGACGACGGCGCCCGCGGTGGACGGCGGCTCCGACGAGGAGGAGCTGGCGCGCCGCTGA